The genomic stretch TTGTTTGCGCCTTTGCACACGTGTTTTCTTCTGATTTCTAACAACTGGATTTACAAACTTTACTGTTGGGTCATCATCCTCATCTTCATTAGGATTTCTATCATTTTCTGATTTTAGACCCTCTGACATTTCTTTTATCAAgtcattctctttttcttcaGGTGAAAcctgaaataaaattctaatatgaTAATCTACTTTCAATGTATGAATATAGATAGGTGTACCTTTCTGAACATCTTTGTGGTAACTCTATTAAgatgttcttcttcttttataagCTCTATTTCCTTTTGAGCCACCTCATGTAATAAATTTTGATGATCTTCAAACGAAGGATTATAAGACATTCCTGGATGTGGTGGCTCAACTGCCGGTATATTAGATGGTTTTTTGCGCAAAGAAATAGgtattctccttttttttactCCAAAATGTTTTAATGTATGTCTGATTGTATCCGAAGACATCCAATTGGTATCAATGTCTCTTGTGGTTTCGTCTTTCCATAAATcaacattaaatttatttcttttcagtttattcaattttttcattgctaccattattttattcttcaaacacaatctttgttttattttaaaatcttctaaatataatttttatattcttttagttTTAAAACACTTTTTTGTGGTTATAAAAGAGTGTACAATATGTATAAATCATTAAACTTATAGCTATTCTAGAGAGAAATTCTCCTTCTTATAGAAtacataatagtttataaaacTGGCGACCATC from Bombus terrestris chromosome 16, iyBomTerr1.2, whole genome shotgun sequence encodes the following:
- the LOC100647999 gene encoding ribosome biogenesis protein NOP53 encodes the protein MVAMKKLNKLKRNKFNVDLWKDETTRDIDTNWMSSDTIRHTLKHFGVKKRRIPISLRKKPSNIPAVEPPHPGMSYNPSFEDHQNLLHEVAQKEIELIKEEEHLNRVTTKMFRKVSPEEKENDLIKEMSEGLKSENDRNPNEDEDDDPTVKFVNPVVRNQKKTRVQRRKQKEQKDLAHRKKQEKVERKKSSDIYKLKLLNNQLAAKERKQKILREKRLKKKALKEAGTKTLSKVKFEPLEPDFKLSNELTGNLRNTEPANSLLKDRFKSLQKRNIVAPANIKLKRDKARVKRFIKPDHKIDMTKINMK